A part of Caloenas nicobarica isolate bCalNic1 chromosome 10, bCalNic1.hap1, whole genome shotgun sequence genomic DNA contains:
- the LOC135992603 gene encoding basic proline-rich protein-like, with the protein MKAELYKIKRQEPKPRCGQKKAPFAAAGPGGCRRRPGGPPPRLEARAPYGPAGAPGRLPAPLRPSGHSYKQRPPPRPRRDARGRNGQTAAAPAAPLAPRRGPFPLPPPGASLRKREPPARAAHEPARGCRRSPAAPHSERGRHPLPPPGSDRPLTWHGLPGPTVPPAGRQRRGGGGGGGYAEETSSGPAPADHRAPERNQLPGRGCDRRARAQQLTPGAAAAAARARPAARRPPRARQRRRGPARGGRGWRRRTTARGVPRASPSEPAPRMCARR; encoded by the exons ATGAAAGCTGAGCTCTACAAAATAAAACGGCAAGAACCTAAA CCGAGGTGTGGGCAGAAGAAAGCGCCCTTTGCCGCCGCAGGCCCCGGGGGCTGTCGGCGGCGACCCGGGGGCCCACCGCCGCGGCTGGAGGCGAGAGCGCCGTACGGCCCCGCGGGGGCCCCGGGGCGGCTGCCGGCGCCACTCAGACCCTCCGGGCATAGCTACAAGCAGCGCCCCCCGCCGAGGCCGCGGCGGGACGCCCGCGGGAGGAACGGACAGACGGCGGCTGCGCCGGCCGCTCCCCTCGCCCCCCGCCGAGGCCCCTTCCCACTGCCCCCGCCCGGGGCCTCGCTGAGGAAACGCGAGCCGCCCGCGCGGGCAGCGCACGAGCCGGCGCGAGGCtgccgccgctccccggccgCCCCTCACAGCGAGAGGGGCCGGCaccccctcccgcccccggGCTCGGACCGGCCCCTCACCTGGCACGGGCTCCCCGGCCCTACGGTGCCTCCCGCGGGCAGGCAGCGacggggaggcggcggcggcggcggctaCGCCGAGGAGACTTCGTCAGGGCCGGCTCCCGCAGACCACCGAGCCCCGGAGAGGAACCAACTCCCGGGACGCGGCTGCGACCGCCGCGCCCGCGCGCAACAACTAACtccgggcgccgccgccgccgcggcccgggcccgccccgccgcgcgccgccccccgcgcgcACGGCAGAGGAGGCGGGGCCCGGCGCGAGGCGGGCGGGGCTGGCGCAGGAGGACTACAGCTCGCGGCGTGCCTCGCGCTTCTCCCTCAGAACCCGCCCCGCGCATGTGCGCGCGCAGGTAG